One genomic window of Luteitalea pratensis includes the following:
- a CDS encoding CcmD family protein, which translates to MSFLNRIARTGALLLLLVAASAPAARAQATQAPQAPATTAAQDEYVPIDQLPDSEKLPAAPFLIGAYVVVWGALLLYVLMLWRRLGRVEAEVRQAQRMAGGR; encoded by the coding sequence ATGTCCTTTCTGAATCGCATCGCCCGCACGGGTGCCCTCCTGCTGCTGCTCGTCGCCGCCTCCGCACCGGCCGCGCGCGCACAGGCCACGCAAGCGCCGCAAGCCCCGGCGACCACCGCTGCCCAGGACGAGTACGTCCCGATCGACCAGCTCCCGGACAGCGAGAAACTGCCGGCCGCGCCGTTCCTCATCGGGGCCTATGTCGTCGTGTGGGGCGCGTTGCTGCTGTACGTGCTGATGTTGTGGCGGCGTCTCGGGCGCGTCGAGGCTGAGGTGCGCCAGGCACAACGGATGGCGGGGGGCCGGTAG